The Ochotona princeps isolate mOchPri1 chromosome 17, mOchPri1.hap1, whole genome shotgun sequence genome segment ACTATTCTAAAGTACGTTTCCTGATGATGACAGGTGTACCAATACATGAGCCAGTAACATGTCGTTCATTTTCTTTCGTTTCTTCTTGCTGTCCACTTACTTATTGGGGCCAATACTGTGGCTTAATGAGTAAAACCGCTGCCCatggcaccggcatcccaaaCGGGTCCTGTTGTTTTAAGCAGCCTGctttgtggctgctccacttccaatccagttccctgtacatgtgcctggaaaagcagtgggagacggcCCAACAGCTTATGCTTCTTTCGCCCATCTGGGGGACtccagagggagttccaggcccttgactttggcctggcccagacctaattGTTATAATCATTTGAcatgagcaggtggaggatcttccacTGTTGgtgatctctgcctttcaaaaatgtatAGCTATCTTTCAAAAACTGAgagcctagtgcaatggctcagtggtaaaatccttgccttgcatgtgctgggatcccatatgcacgttggttcatgtcctgacagctccatttcccatccacctccctgcttgtggcctgggaaagcagtagaggatggtccaacacctgcacccatgtgggagatctggcagaagctcctggctcctggcttcggatcagctcagctctgaccgtgtGGTCACTTaggtagtaaaccagtggatggaacatctatctctctctgtctcgccttccttctgtaaatctatctttccaatgaaaaaaataaataaagctgtaaaaaaaaaacggaaaaaaAGCCATTGTGGCAGGAGCACAGGAATCAAGGAAGAGAGAATATAAAAAGCATGTTGGGCAGAGACTTCCAAGACAAAGTGCAAAGTTGAGATGAACCTGAAACATAATGAAGGCTGTCAGAGAGATTTGGGTGGGAGGAATTCTCAGTCCCATTTGAGTTGTTAAGATTCCTcaagctggggcccggcggcgtggcctagcagctaaagtcctcaccttgaaagccccgggatcccatatgggtgccggttctaatcccggcagctccacttcccatccagctccctgcttgtggcctgggaaagcagttgaggacggcccaaagccttgggaccctgcacccgcgtgggagacccagaagaggttcctggttcccagcatcagattggcgcgcatcggcccgttgtggctcacttggagagtgaatcatcggacggaagatcttcctctctgtctctcctcctctctgtatatctggctgtaataaaatgaataaatctttaaaaaaaaaaagattcctcaaGCTGCTGTGAGCAGGGTGggttggaggcagagagagaacatgcGTGAGGCTCAGCCCACCAGACGGGAGCTTGTAGCCAGTACTAGGGTCAGGGGAGATAGAAGGGAATGGCTTAGGAGGTTTCTCTGGAAGTCGTCTTGACAAGCCTTGGTACTGGTAAAACGGTCCCTGCccatccccccccttttttttttttagcacaatcCATGCctcacaaagatcttccatctactggttcactccctaaatggcctcaatggccagaactgagttggcccaaaatcaggaaccaggagtttcttctgggtctcccacatgggtgcaagggcccaaggacttaggccatcctcaattgctttcccaggccacaagcagggatctgggtcaaaaatgaagtagccaggactcaaacgagTTGCCCATAAGCAATGCCggtgccaaaggcagaagcttggCCTGTTACAGCATGGCACTGTCCTCAGTAGGTTCCCTTTTAAAATCAAGTAACATAAGAGGGTGGAGCACATGGTTGCAGTCACAGATCATCATGGTCCAGGTGGAGCGCTGGGTCAGAAGGGACAGGTCTAAGTAAAGttctgcagccctggctgcctgTGGGTCAGACCAGGATCTCCACCTAGCTGGACATTGCCAGTGGCAGACAGGGACACCACTGTTGTCCAAATCCACCCAGCCAGCACTGCTGTACCCACACTGCACCTGCCATGCGACCACTCGTTGTCTGCATGTGTCTGTCTGAACTTGGAATAAAGGCTCCAGCCCACAACGGCCGTGATGTACCCAGAATTCTCTAcatctgcctgtctgcctgcctgcctttcaaatcaatgcatgttttttttaatccagcctaaaTACTAGTTGGACTGTCTAAAATAGAAAAGATCCCACATGCCTCATAATGACCGGGACATGTATGACACATGTATGTAACCAGTTCATCAGCaagcaaaaggaaaacacagTAGGGCCCACCAGttggtaaaatatattttatttgttcataCAAAGAAATAGTATGAATTACCATAATTCCATTTTGTaggaaacatctttctctgtgtaaaattaatttgttatacataggacaaaatatttgaaatttttttgtacATACTGGCTATTCTAACATCCGGGTTATAGAAGACATACTGCTAGAATTTGCACAGTACTTTACATTATGGGGCTGAACGAAACTCAGTTATAAATTAATGTTACAAAAGTGGGGGGCGTCTAACCACACCTTCTATGCTGTGATGATCATTCTTCCCAATTAGCTGGAAAAACCATGGCATGGCCTCGTGGGTCAGCATCTGAGATACATCCATACCAAGTGCTTCTACATGACTGGAACCTTCCATTAGcttttcttattggaaaaaaaaatccctggcaGGATCCAAAGTTCTGCACTGTTGATCTCCCCAAATGACTCCCCAAGAGAAAAACCTCTAAGATTTGTTCTCCTCCACCGTCCAATCTAGGATTTATTCCAATCGCTTTATCTAGCATacctttctgggtctcccctacGAAGTTAGCGGACTTCTGTACAGACACGTCAAAGGAAGTTGATGGAACACTTGtttgttaatctttttaaaataaaagaaacagaatgaggGACAATACGAGGCAGAATCAGCTCTCCACAGAATGCCGGAGCATTTCCTATAAACTGTGTGGGGAGAGGACCTGAAACACAGGCTACTAGCACCAATTGCcaaaacacaaaataatgctTCTCTTCTAGCAGCTGAAAAGAGAAGTTCAGGCACCGACCAGACTTCTAGAACAGGAAGCAACCCCAGGCTTAGTTCTCCACCTTGCCTAACTTCTCAGGGGGAGACACGAGGGTTCTGGACTAACAATCACATGACTTGGAGGAGTGGTGGCAGAGTGGGTCAGCGTCTTCCAGAAGCCGCACCCACCTGAATCAGTCAGGAGCTACAAAACCCCCAGCCCGCTTAGAACTGCTAGCTGTTTTGTCTTCCAGAGGACAAACTGGCTGTGTGTCAGCAGTTCTAACGCTCAGCATGTTTGCATCTGAGAACTTGACCTGTCTAGCATCCTGACCTACCTCAGTGTTCAGCACTAGAGGACCCTCATTCTAGGGGAAAACTTCTTATTTTGGTTTTAAGGCCAAGGGATACACTGCTTCATCAAACTTTGTTGAGCTTAGGAGGCAGGCATGAGCCGACAGGAGTGAAGCAAAGCTTTCCTATAGCTTCCTATCACTTGGTGAGTCTTCTCCGAGCCGCTGTTCAGAATCTCAAGCTGTGTCTGACCAGGGTAGTGGCCAGAAAGCAGGCAGGTGGAACTACATACTGCCTTTGCCTTCAGGCAAAGCTGTGCCGTCACTGAGATGAGTTTTCAGTTTGATTTCTAATGAGCCTCCCACATGACAGGGGGAAAAACAATCCTAACCCCCTAAACATCTTGGGGCAGGTGCTTTTCACACCCAACTAGCAAGAGGGCAGACCCAAGCTATGTGGACAGTGCTCCCCTAAGTGCAGATGAAAGAACTTGAGACAGCAaaataataatggtaataatgtttaaaaaatgctataAAATGGACCTAACATCTGAGGAATGCACAGGGCTTCCAGTGGCCTTCCTCCCAAAGAGAATCTACAAGAGCTCTGCTAACACAGCCTAAGCGAGCTCAAGCTGGGCTCCAACTTCCAGCAGCTAAAAGGACAGATGACAGAGAGTAGCATTTAAGGCCAGTGACATCGCTCATCAGCTTCCAAAGATAGATTGCATTTCCTCTTTCCCTACTTGCTACCATGCCAGGGACATACACAACATGCAAGCATCCTTCGTAGACACCGAAATCCTGATGGTTTTTATAATACATGTTCATGGGTCTCCACATATATTTCCTGTTGAAAGAAAAGGTTACACAGTGTCTTTGTGGTAGAAACGTTCGTTCTTAGAGCATGAAGGATGAACTGCAATATAACCCGACTGCCAACTGGTAGCCAGTGAAATCCCAAACTGCTCTCAGCAGAGATGGCGTGGGGTGGACCTTGTGCGTAGCAGTAGCAATGCCAGCAACCCTCCTTTCTGCAAAGGCCTGGCTACAACAGCGGACAGCCTTCCACAGCACCACAGGCAACACAGAGCCAGCTGTCCAGCAAGTCTTTGAAGAGTCAGCCCTTGGCTCTGGCTGTCTGGCTATCAGCTGCGGACCGTGTTGTCATTCTGAGATGAGCTGGGTGTTCTGGGGAGGCGGGAGGCACTGCCAGGGTGACCCTTCCCTTGCCAGGTCACCTGTCACACTTGGGCCCGCCTTCTCATTTCCTGGGGGATCATTGCTCCACACTGGCTCACCCTGGACTTAGCAGCCACCTGTCTAGGAGACACTGATGGCGGTGAGATGCAGCTGACCACCCCAGGGTCTGGACACACCCAGGGCCCTGGGTTTATGCTGATGGCTTCTGCGGGCCCATGGGCGATTCTTTGGTGTTTCAAAGCAGAACAGGCTGCCCTGAAAAAGGAACAGGAAGGAGGGCAGCGTGGTTTCATGCGAATGAGCAGAGAATGTCTTTATTGCTAAAGCAGCATccaagcatctctctctctctctctctctctctcacacacacacacacacatacacacacacacacgacgggagaaagggggtgggggtgggggctgacaTCTGCAGACACGGTCACCTGATGAGTAGGCCCAGGAGagggggcagcagcaggcagggtggTACAGGATCCTCCAGCTGTCAGAAGCTGCCAGCATGTGGACACCTGTGGGAAAGCGAGTGTCTTCCAGCATGCGCTGGGTAGACGTGGGGTCCCCAGCCCTGTGGCTTGCTAGCATCACTTCCCCAAAGAAGCTGAGTGGCGAGGGAGGACCCTCAGGATACAGCAGCATCTTAGGGCTCACACATGGTACCCAGGCAGAGGAAGCAGACACCGACAAGCAGACAGCCACTGGAGAACTGCAACAGCGATCAAAGGCAGAATACCCGTAACAACGAAAATCTCAAGctgtgcttttcttcttctttttaaatatgctaGACAAGGGGGGAGTCGGGGAGGGGAACCGGAAGCACCATCCATTGTCGCGAGGAATAGAACGACAGACTTTCTCGGAGTTACACGCTTTGGAATGTTAACAGACTAGGAAGTGGACTCTCTTCAAGAGTGTGGCTAGGCAGCTTAGTGAATTAATTGcttatgaattaaaaataaattattataaaatagatttctgtacattttacatacatatataatctcTCTCCAATACATAAGCCACGTGGTTAAGTCACAGATCCCTCTTCCCCCTTGTCGGCCTTCAATCCCAGCCAAAGTCATGGCCAGTCATCTGGTAGAACTTGAGGTTGAAGGGCCGGTAGAAGTCGCGCAGCCTGCGCAGCGCCTCGGCCGCGATCTCGGGGTGCGGCCGGCCCTTGGTCTTGCCCAGGCAGTGGGGCTTGCTGCTGCCCTCGGGCTTCTTGAGGCAGGGGAAGCCCTTGGTCTTGTTGAAGTAGAAGTGCTTGTCCGTGATGATGCGCTTGAGGCCCAGGAAGTCCTGCACGCGGCCCAGCTCGCCGGCCGGGTCGCTGATGAGCCGCTCGCCGCTCACGAAGAGCAGCTGGCGCAGcgggaagtggcgcagccagtGCTCCAGGTGCTTGGCATAGATGCCAATCTGGATGGCGCTCCACGACGTGTCGATGAGGCCGGCGCTCCTGTTCTTGAACGTCAGGCTCTCGAAGCTGGGGATGTCGGGCCGCTTGGACAGCGTCTGCGTGTAGTCCGAGATGGCCCTGGTCACCGGGTCGCGCACCACCACGATGAGCTTGGTGTCCCTGGACATGGCCGAGATGCGCGCCGGCGCCTCGCGCGTCACAAAGTAGCTAGGCGTCTTCTCCATGGTGATCTGTCCCTCCAGAGTCCTGGGCATCAGGTCCCTGAGCAAAAAGCAAGCAAAACCATCGTGGAGTCAGAAAGCGTTGTGTCTTTGTCCTCCCTTCCCAATGTCTACACCTCTGACCGCCAGGAACATGGTAGAATGCAAGTAGAATCCTAGAACTACAAGATAACTCCAAGATAACCACCTctctgagacagagatctttcattgctgATACAAATGCGGTGGTCATTTGCCACTTGTAAACCGGTTTTTGGCTTAACTATCCTTCTCTGTGTCCACGGGAGGTTGAAGCGCTATGGCCTACCTAGTTTTGTGTAAATCAGCACTATGATACATAATCCCACAAATTTTGACACGACTATGCTGCGATCGCTGTACAAATATGCTGGACAGTGCTAGTATTTCAGCGTCTGTGGATGCCGAGGTCTCTTGCATAGAACACTTTCAAGCAAATCCACAGGCCGGGGCTGGGGGAATTAGAAAGAAAGTCCACCACGGCCAAGCAAGGTGGGAGGAATCGAGCAGGCAATCCAGGAAGTCCCAGCTGGAACGAACGGCACACACTAGGAACAGCAAAGGACATGTTCAAGTTCAAGGAGATGTGACAGATACCTCAGGGGCATAAGACAGTGAGGGACTGAGGGACAGGATGACCTAGGGTCAGACGTGCTACCATCACAGGAAGCTaccagatctaaaaaaaaaaaaacaactgtacAAAGGCAGGGACAACAGTGGTGCCTTGGCTGCGACACTCCTAGCACCAGCGTGGTACCAGGGACATCGGCAGATGTCCAGGAAAGTTACTGTTGAAAAGTACGACTGGGGAGATGGTCTGGCTGACTAGGGGTCCAGAAGGAAGCCCTTAAGAGGATGGGTGTCAGTGGGCAGGGGGAGTTTGGCACTCAACCGTCACTCTTTAGCTCTGCTAGTAGCGGGGGGTAGGCCTCTTAACATCTCTGCTCCTCAGTGGTTATTGTGCAACTTAAATTTGATGTGTAAACCAGAAGCAGATCAGCCTAGTAACAATCTGAGCTTAGACTTcccaggttcaaatcctagctcggCCATTTAGGAGCTGTGCCCACGTGAATTACTTATTATTCTTTCCCGGCTTTCTTTTCCACATCTGTAAGAAATGGATCTGACAATGCCTACCTCGTGGAAGCTTACTGAAGATTAAAGCCACAAAGAATAGCTTAAGACAGATGGTACGTACTTAACAAGTACCAACTCCCCCCACTATGATAATTATTATGGCAGCTTAATACAGTTGAAATGGAGTAGGGTCAAAAGTACGTAGAGGAGGGTACTttgaaatgggattaaaagacaagcttactttggtgcaacttttttttaaaatccgagcacattttttcttaataataatttccacagactttttgaagcaccctcctAATATGTGTATGCCCTCACGTACACACATCAAAAGGACACTCCTTCCTTCGCTGGACGCTAAGCTTTGCTCCAATGTCTGCCATTGCTCCAGGACAGTGATTTCTCACTGGGTCACACCTAGGTACAGGAATCATCACTTAcacgcttttttttttccataggatTCTTGATCAATGTTTACTTCTGTAAATGTCAAGCCATCTTCATCTACTGAGCCCACAGCTCCTGGGCAGATCACATTTATGCAAACAATGATATCAAGTGCGTATCACACAAACCAAGCACAAGTACCCAGAGTTGGCTTGCCTGCTCGCTTCCTTGCTcaatgggacactggcattgggCAACCCAGaagccttccttctcccttctgcAGCCAGGCCGGCTAACATTAAAGCCGGATTGACCCACTTTGTGCCCATTAACCACTTAGACTCATGCGACAGGGCGTCAGGCTAATGTGATCAGGGATTAAAGAGTCTCAGCTCTCAACTTCTTTGgcatttctcttaaaaaaaaaaaaaaaggcagggcaAGTCAGAGAAAGCCAGtttcctcccccactccccaaggTGAAGCTATCTGCAACTAGACAAAGGTCAGTGTAAGGAGGCCGGGAGTTATCACCATCCTTCAAGTTGCAATCCCCAAAGTTCTTCAGTGCTTGTTGCGCAGGGGTGAGTATAGGGTATGTCCTTTGAAAGCCTATGACCCAGCATAGGGGTGGAAGTCAGGCCATCAGGCTACAGCTCTCGGCAACAACATCAACCTGGACAGGACACTTAACCTGTGAAGATCACATCACAGCTTCTCCTCCTGAATGATGAGAACACCTTCTAGGGCCTTTAGGTGGTTTTAAACATTATTATTTGAAACAGAGCTTGAGCTCCTGCCcattagttcattctccaaatgcctttgATGGCTTGAGTGGGGCAGGGTCAAAGTCAGGAGGAGCTCAGAGCACACAATCCTAGGTCTCCTCcactgggtggcaggcacccaacgaCTTGAGcccccatcactgctgcctctgagggtacacattagcaggaaacgagtcaggagctggagtctgGGATTGAAACCAGGTACTCAAGTGTGGGAGGTGGGCAtattaactgctgggctaaatgccTTTGCTCTCTCCCCAGGGCTTTTAAGAGAACTCAGGAGCTGGCCTTGGTACCCTGCCTGGCACCTTGCCAGCACTAGGAAGGGGTTATCAGTTATCTTCCTTTGACACCATCTTGATCAACAAGGGTGTTTGTAGGAAAACGTGGTTTCTGCCTGGAGGTCTGCCTGGAGAAATTGGGTCCCACCGCACAGGAGAGCAATGGGGAGGGTTTGGCTTTAGGGAGGTAACCGAAACAGTTTGAACCACTGGTATTTTATAACCAAGGAGTGGGGGTGAAATGAGGGATTTTGTCAGTGGATTGAAACCATCAGGGGGATTCTGGCCAAACCGACCAAACAGGACTCTTGCTGAATTCAGGCCCGGGTGACCGGacatgacctgggaaaacatggAGGATGACAAAGGTGTTCAGATAGCAACAGTTGAATGGGAAGGGTGAGGAAGGAAGGTTTCTTGCTAAACTGACTTGGCAAATCTTTGTTAAACCTGGATTTTAGGGGGCAGACATTTGGTCTAGAAGTTAAGATGTTCAGGTCTCACATGAGAGACTCCACGATTCACTCCTGGCACTGAGTcccaactccagcctcctgctgggggcagcaggagatggctcatgtaagcaggtccctgccagccctgAGGGTCGGCCTCTGTGGGTTAGTGGCTCCTGGTATGGGGCCCCTGACTGCTGCAGCATTTAGAGAACAACTCTTGGAGagtgtttctctctttctgtctctctcagtggaatagaatagaatagaatagaatagaatagaatagaatagaatagaatagaatagaacagaaaataatagaatagaatagaatagaatagaatagaatagaatagaatagaatagaatagaaacgaAACTAAGTTTTTCGAGGCACACATATGGACCTGGGAGAAGGTTCTGGAGCCCAACTAAACGGTGGTCAAGCAGATAATCTTTGTCATCCAGCTGTGGAACACATCATGGTCTTGGATGTGTGTGCCCAACTCTCACCTTAAAACACGCAAGCTCTTCTCTCCCCACTTGCACGGTTTTTCTCGTACCATCCTCACCCTGGAGCAAAAGTGATGCTCTGAATCCACTTCCTGTGAATTCAGGCTCCCCTTTGGCTTCATCCCCTTTTTGGGTCACACTTGCCAGCTTCATCCTCAGAATCCCACTCCGAGCTCAACAGAAGCTCAGAGAAGCAAACATGAGGGTGAGCTCTTGGATGAGACCCTCCCACCCCAAACTCCCAACCTGGGCCCATCCCAACCACCCCTGCACTGGCAGATCCAGCCCCAGGCCAACCTCCAAGTAAGCAGGTTAATTGAGCTTCTCATTACGAAAGCCAGTTTCTCAGTCCCAGCTAATAATTATATAGTGCTTAGGAGCTTGCAAAGAAACTTTCACAGGCACTATCTGATTTGATCCTTGCGAACGGGTCTTGGAGGTGGGTGCTGTAAACACTCCCTGGACTAAAGAAGAGACTGAGGTTAAAGCGGTGAGAGAAACCCACGTGGGGCTTGGAAACAGCTTCCCTGGTACATCACCTCCACTCCTCAAGATCGTGTCCCTCTCAACTTCCTTTGCTTCTTCCCcatatgattaaaaaaagaaagtggacaGAGCTGTCCATCTCTTGTAAAGAGATACCTGCATTTTCCCTTCTCTTATAGATCAGAATCTTCATAGCAAACGTTTCACTCCTCATCACAAGGCCACTGATCCTAATTGTTCAAATACGAGTCTGATTTCGAAACAATAAACCTCTAGGGTTCACATACTCCCACGACCAGCTGCCTTCTATGCAGGCTGGAAAATTACCAAGCATTGCAACATCTCCCTTCATGCAGTGCCCTAGCGTGacccctttctcttcccttcataACAGGGCCAGGAACGGATGCTTCCCTGAGTTACGACCAAAAGATGCTTGTGAAGTTCAAGGCCATAGAAAAGAATAATATAGAACAACCCAGAAGCAGAGATTCCGACAAACCAGCCAAGGAGGTGCTGACCAAGCAGAGGTACCTGCCAGCGGATGGAGGCTGACAGAGGGCAAGATGATCCCACTTCTTCATGCAGACCCGAGTTAGGGTAAGCAAGCTTAGCCTGCCAAGAGTGCCTGGGGAATGACAAGTGCAATAAATCCTGGAAACACCTGTCACCTCAGGGAACTGAATCCCGAACCAGGTGGGTCTCAACAGGTATTTCAGGCTTTCAACTGCTTTGAGGATATTTGCAATAAAGCTATGGTGTCACCTCTGGTTACATATTAGAATCCACCCAGgtactttatttactttattgagAAGGCAGCATTGGAGAGCAAAGATATTTTccatacaacagccagggctgggctgggctgggctaggctgggctaggccaagcagaagccagaaaacTTGAAtctggagtttcatccaggtcacccacatggggcacagggacccagggagttgggccatctttaactgctttcccagacactttaGCAGAGTGTATTACCTAAGAGCTAAAGTGGAAACACAGGGGGGACTCTGATATatcacaagcagtagcttaacccactgtgacacaacaccagcccccactTAGCACCTTTCTAACAAGAACTAAATGCTTGGGCTCCATCCCTGGTAGACTGAATAGGGCTTTTGGATGGTAGGGTCCCAACAGAGAATCTTCCAGATGATTCTGCCATGCAGACAGGATTGGAAGCCATTATATCCTGTGATATCTGTAACCCTGGAACCTAGCACACATTTTAGTCATTCATTTCACAGATATTCCTGTGTAGCTAAGTgaagacactgtgtgtgtgtgtgtaagtgtgggtatggttgtgtgtgtgtgtgtatggttgtgtgtgtatgtgtatggcaAGGAGGCTATAGGGAGAGGGAAACAGAAACATGTTAGGACTGCACCTAGAAGTTGTTGGCTAAACCAAGACCTATCTGTCAAACTGAAGGCCTCTCTCCTACAGCCAAGGCCACAGCCCAAAGGGTCAGGCTCTCGGCTGATGGTACCTCTCCCCAAAGTAAGCGAGAACTGTGCCCTCCTAGTCTTgtaaagaacaaataaaatgtagTGGCATATCACAATAATCCTCtactttgggagacctggaagaagcccctggcttcagattggcgtagctcttgcctttgcaaccatttggggaatgaaccagcagatggaaggtctctcagatctctctttctctctctctctctctctctaaatctgcctctcaggtaaaaataaataaatttttttttaaaaagggcctggcacgatggctcagtggctaaattctcgtcTTATATGTGcaaggatcgcatatgggtgacagttcatgtcccagctgctccatttcccttccagctccctgcttgtggcctgggaaagcagttgagcacggcccaaagccttgggaccctgtatccacgtgggagacctggaagaagctcctggctcctggcttttgattggctcagctccagccattactgcttcttagggagtgaaccaatggatggaagatctttctgtctctccttctctatgtacatctgcctttccaataaaaattaatgaatctttaaaattaaaaaaaataatcaaaaattttaaataacaaataaagtGATGCAACTTGATGCAAAGCGAATAACAGAATGTCTATTGGTTGGCtctaaacagacacacacacatcactcacACTCTCCTAACCGTTTAACAACTGTTAAACACAAAGACACTGCAgaaagtgtgtggaaaatggaattaagataacACTGGAACCAAACACaatgaaattcatgcagtttttcacaatattcattttccatatcTCTTTGGAATCTATGTGTTTCAGGGATCTGTGAAGTATTTCATACTTTGGGGAACATTCATTTGGGAGGCGGAAAGACAGAGATGGTGAGcaggagagatcttccttccattggttcactccccagatggatgtaATGGATGTAATGGAtgtaatggctgcagctgggataggctgaagccagaaggtgggagccaggagccaggagccaggagccaggagccaggacccatgAGCTTCATTTGCGTCTCCCAGGTTGGCTGCAGAGACCCTAGAACt includes the following:
- the LOC101536534 gene encoding heparan sulfate glucosamine 3-O-sulfotransferase 3B1 isoform X3, producing the protein MPRTLEGQITMEKTPSYFVTREAPARISAMSRDTKLIVVVRDPVTRAISDYTQTLSKRPDIPSFESLTFKNRSAGLIDTSWSAIQIGIYAKHLEHWLRHFPLRQLLFVSGERLISDPAGELGRVQDFLGLKRIITDKHFYFNKTKGFPCLKKPEGSSKPHCLGKTKGRPHPEIAAEALRRLRDFYRPFNLKFYQMTGHDFGWD
- the LOC101536534 gene encoding heparan sulfate glucosamine 3-O-sulfotransferase 3B1 isoform X1 — protein: MGQRLSGGRSCLDVPGRLLPQPQPPPPPVRRKLALLFAMLCVWLYMFLYSCAGSCAAAPGLLLLGSGSRSPHAPPAPATAADGTSLRLPPFRAPPATPVAEEEEQSPEAPDSPSPISSFLGGSGSKQLPQAIIIGVKKGGTRALLEFLRVHPDVRAVGAEPHFFDRSYDKGLAWYRDLMPRTLEGQITMEKTPSYFVTREAPARISAMSRDTKLIVVVRDPVTRAISDYTQTLSKRPDIPSFESLTFKNRSAGLIDTSWSAIQIGIYAKHLEHWLRHFPLRQLLFVSGERLISDPAGELGRVQDFLGLKRIITDKHFYFNKTKGFPCLKKPEGSSKPHCLGKTKGRPHPEIAAEALRRLRDFYRPFNLKFYQMTGHDFGWD
- the LOC101536534 gene encoding heparan sulfate glucosamine 3-O-sulfotransferase 3B1 isoform X2 — translated: MTCHKVRGEVGEELDGAARGGIRVAPWCCRDLMPRTLEGQITMEKTPSYFVTREAPARISAMSRDTKLIVVVRDPVTRAISDYTQTLSKRPDIPSFESLTFKNRSAGLIDTSWSAIQIGIYAKHLEHWLRHFPLRQLLFVSGERLISDPAGELGRVQDFLGLKRIITDKHFYFNKTKGFPCLKKPEGSSKPHCLGKTKGRPHPEIAAEALRRLRDFYRPFNLKFYQMTGHDFGWD